TCTTGTAGCAGTAGAGGCTTTTTGttagtaaaaaaaaagattgtttTTTTCTTGTCCTCAAGCGCCATTTGAATCTAGTTGTACCCAAAGAAAGCATCTATAAAGGTCAGCAGCTAGTGTCCCAAGGTCGCATCTATGAGCTGATAAATGCCCAGAAATGGAAAGCTATCTTTTGGGAAGGCCTTGGTTAGGTCGATGTAGGCGATGCCGACTTGCCACTTTCCATTAGCTTTTCTAATGAGCACAACATTGGCTAGCCAATCAAGGTAATTTACCTCATGAACAAGCCAGCCTCCAAAAGATTGTTAACTTCTAGGCTTATGATTTGCTGCCTTTCTACGATGAAGTTTTTCTTCTTCTGCCACATTAGTTGATGAGTTGGATCTACGTTTAGCTCGTGAACCATCACCTTAGGGCTTATTCCTAGCATGTCGGTAACCGACCAGGTGAAGACATTGCATTGGCCCAGAGGAAGCTCATCATCTGGCATGGCTTTCTTCATCTAGGCTTGAACTGATCTACACAGTTCGACCAGGTTCATCCTCTTTCAAGGGGATCATCACCATCTCTTCGGCGGGTTCTCCTCGCTGCTCAACGAGCTCGTCCCTTGTGTTGAACCTCTCAATCAGTAGAGTCTCCACCGGCGTTTTTGCTTTGAGGGTAGCCATGCAGCATTATTGTGCTATGGCTTGGTCACCTCAGATTTCTCCGACCCTGTTTCTTGTGGGGAACCAAACGAGCAGATGGTAAGTTGACAACATGGCTTGAAAGGCATTGAAGCCAGGTTAGCCTAGAATTGTGTTGTAGGCTGAGGAGACTCGTACTACTAGGAAGTTCAGCCTCAATGCGTTGCTTTGAGGCTCTTGTCCTATGGTGAGCGGCAGATTGATCACTCTTTCTATGAAAACTAAGTCTCCCAAGAAGCCGGACCAGAGGAGTGTTGACCTTTCGGAGCCATTCAGCTAGCAGTCTCATTCTTTAGAAAGCATCGTAAAATAACACATTGGTCGAGATTTTATTATCAACAAGTACCctctttatattatattatacaatAGTAAGGGAAATAACTATAGCATTGTCATCAAAGTCTAGACTCTTACCAGGTCAGCATCGCAGAAGGTGATGATGCCTCCCGTGCATAGTCTCTTCAAGGAAACCTCGACTTCGTGGGGGAGCTCGGCTACCCGAGGCACTTGCAACTTTGGGAGGTCCGCCAACGACAATGTTGATGATGCTTGATGTCGGACGGTTGTCGATCGGCTCTAGGGGTGACAGATCAAAGGTTGAGGCAGGTGCTTCTTGGTCACGCCAATCATGGACGTATCAGTCCAACTACCCACatcgaatgagagcctcgatttCATCCTTCAGTTGGATGCACTCTTTGGTGTCATGGTAGTAGTCCCGGTGGAAGCGGTAGTATTTATTTTAATCTCTCTTGGTCCtcaatctccataaggatctgagTCCTCGAAGTAGTGAGAAAAGTGTACCTTTCGAACTTTATAGGAGGATTGTTTCGGACATCGCGATCTCCTTTCGTGCTGAAGTGAAACGCTCTTCGGCTCCCTTTGCTCCTCGGACCCCCTCTTGGCCCCTGAGAAAGTCTCCCACCAGCAGACTCACGATAAGAGGCCATGGCCTCCTTTGCATTAGCATACTTATCTGCTCGAGCCAGCATTTTGGCAAAGTCGGCGAGGAAGCGCTTCTCTAAAGAGAAGAGGAACCATGATGGCCGCAAGCCACTCTTCATCGCAGACATATTTCTTGAGgaactctttctctctctacttgatGTCGAACAACACGTCCGTGGCACCATCTTCAGCTAGAGATGAAGTGTTTTGGCGAAGAGACGAGTGAGCTGCTTGAAAGAGTGGATAGAGTTGGGACGAAGCCCAGAGAACTAGAACTAAGCCACCTTGCTAAAGTCGCAGGGAATGCCTTTCAAAGCACGGCGTCAGTGGCTCCGTGCAACATCATGTGAATCTTAAAACTCTCTAGTGATCCAGTGGATCCGAGGTGCCGTCGTACGGCTCTACTTGGAACATCTTGAGCTAAGGTGGGAATGGTTCCATCATAATCCGCCGGAAGAAGGGGGGCTTCAAGGAGAAGTTGTGGTCATTATTTGCCCTCGAAAACCGTCCCCTGAGGGTCTGAATCTATCCAGGAGAAGTTGTGGTCGGCATCCCGCTAGGGCAGGGGCTCCGCGTGGTGAGGAGGTAAGAGGCTCTAAATGGAGTCTTTGCTAGAGTGAGGGCTTGGAATACGTCATTTCCCATCTCGATCGAGACTTCTCTACTGAGTACACCGGCTTTGGCAAGACTGCTTCGAATCTTGGTGTTGAGAGCGGTGACTGACTAGGTGCATGTGGCCCGTCGACGACTGAAAGTGGTGGCTAGGCTAACTGAGTTCTGGCCGGATTGGCTCCAGTTGTGCCATTGTCTGCTGCAAGTCCTAGACCGCAGTGGTCAGCTCCTACACCTGTTGAATGAGCAGGTTGAACTACTCGTTGTCCATAGGCGTGGCAGGTTGTTCCGACATAGCAAGTTCCGGGCTCTGCAGCAATCCTTGCGAGGCTGGAGCACGGTGCTGCGAGGCATGCGACCTCATGTTGAGAACTTTTCTTTCACTTGGTATCAAAGTAGCTAGGGagtggcccttcctctagcgtcaATATGTGACAACTGAATCCGGACCGAGGTAGGAGCATAGTTCGGATGACTTTGAGGTGGGCTGGAGACGATCTGAGCAGGCTAGTTGAGATGTCGAGTACTGCTCTCATTCGAGGACGGCCTGTAGAAAGTCCGCTTGCTGGAGAGTTTCCGACGGGggaccctccgatgcctaaatcAGAATAGAAAAAGCAACAatatggaagaaagaaaatctcaacaCAGTGTGGTTATAATAACGTGtagtatatattgttgtgtACCTGAAGTCCTCCAAATTGCCCCTTACATAGAAGAATCAGTTTTGTCGTTATCTGGGTTGGCGTGCACCAATGGTCAGGTGGCTGCCAGTAATACGGCCTCGGCGTGGGCGGTGTATTGTACTGACCACGCGTCGGATGCAGAACTATTGTATTGGCCAGTCACTATCACGATGGCCGATTGCTAGGACTGTCAGTCCTTGTCGGTACGTATCGATTAGTTCCTTAGTCAGAGGCGAAGTTGTCCATCTCGGTCGGTTGGCTCCTCGGCTATGGCCAAAATTGTCTGCCTCAATTTAGACCGAGGTTGTTGAAGTCGGTATGGTCCGAGGTCGACGTGTCCAATAGTTTTTCTATAAGCAGTCATGATATATGCTCCTGGAACCATTCCATGCAGAGTTGGCATAAGCCAACCTCTCTCTTTAAACCCTctgcctttttctttatttctttttcttttcctttaacATTTTGTAGCAGTGAAGCAATgcattttgcctcccatcagcCATATTAAAGCCGCCCCGCTCCACCACCTACCTACAGATCACCTTGGAACCGAGAAGACTCGTAGTGCACTCCTCCATCATCCTCGTTTCCACCCAATGGCGACGGCGAGTGTTCAGGTGTTCGGTTGCCCAacccaggggcggcccaatacatttgggggcctaaggcaaatccaatgaatgaggcctcttttttttaataatattttttttaataaatataaaatatttaaaaaatgatatagaaatagatagctatcaagtatactatttcaataaagatatataaatttaataaaaataggtaaaattttttttaatttaatataatttttaaatgaaaGTAAATAAAAGTAATTGCTCGAAAAGAaaggccatgaaactgattaattAACTAAGATAATGCTTGACAATagtgtttaccatgtcaagcaaaagCCGAATAGGAAATGGTTATCTCATGCCACTTCATTGTCAAggtaataaaaaaattgcacctctctataagagaaagtaggggcattatgggaaattcactccatccaataaataaaagtcccatcccaccgtctccccttcaagtgagtacccaagcagcaactgcaacatcacaacACAGCAACCATTCAACTCCCTCtagctccttttctctctctaccacccaagaggggagaagaaaccgagaggagaaaattaaaagaatctccaccctccaagaaagtccATCTccgatccccctatctttcttcccgatggcccagctggatcaggagtaatgtgagggaaggaaaaccaagaccaaaaccaaaaaagagaagggatgaaagataagagtggaagACGAAGGGGGGAAGACGAGAATGGAAGGAATGAGTATTTGTATAGCTGCAGCATCTTCCGGTGGGGGCCTTCCCtgggccgggggccttaggcgaccgcctcagtcgcctaaggctcgagccggcactGGCCCAACCTGGCCTGAGGTTGCAAGGGTACTTGCATGCCTCTTCGAGAAGGATGTCGAGTTCCAGCTCATTCGTCCCAACAACTACAAGGGCCTGAAAAGGATGCCTAGCCTCAAGGTAATGGCTCTAAACTTACATATATAAATAGCTTCGCATTATTCTCACTCGAGCATGAATAAATATAACCAATCAGCTCTATTCTGTGTCGCAGGGCCCACGATTCAAATTTCGTCAGGGCGGGGAAGAAGGGAAGATGACCCTCGTCGGTAAGAAAAAACATTAGCTAGCTAAGTCAGCCGCATCCTGACAGCCTTAGATCTTGGATTGGTGGCATTGTTTTGATTGCAGACTCGAGGAAGATATGCCGACGCATTACGGAGAAGTATGTGGACGAAGGGAACAAGGACCTTCTGGGGACCGGCACGCTCGAAAGGGCATCGATCGAGCGATGGCTGCAGACCGAGGCTCGGCGCTTCGACCCCCCAAGCTCTGCTCTGGTGCTCCACCTGGCATTTGCGCCCCTCATGGAGCTGGAGCAGGACAAGGAGGAGATCGAGCAGAACAAACAGAAGCTGAACGAGGTGCTCGACACGTACGAGAAGAGGCTGCAGGAGACGAAGTTCCTGGCGGGGGACAAGTTCACGCTTGCTGACCTCTCGCACCTGCCCAACGCCCAGTTTTTGGCGTCGAACGACGAGTGCCGCTCGTTGATCAGGTCGAGGAAGATGGTGAGCGGGTGGTGGGATCAGATATCGCTCCGCCCCTCATGGCAGAGGGTCGTGGAGATGCAGCAGGAGATCCGGGTTATCTGAGGATTCGACCATACTCTGCTTTCTTGCTTTCTTTCAGCGTGTTTGAATCAGGTATCTTTAACtccttgtgtgtgtgtgtcatgTCCCCGATCCGAACTCTGCTTTCtttcttgcttttctttcttGCCTTCTTTCAGAGTGTTTGAAATCAGGTGTCTTTAACTCCTTTTGTGTGTGTCACGTCCCCAACCTGACTGAAGTCGAGGAACGCGATAATCCCACGTTGGATAGGGACCTACGAGCAGTGCAAGATGACAAGCAGGATAATAaacataaatttttattttttttgaaattttcaagacTGGGTAATTCGAATTTCAGAGCATTTTTCAAAGAAGCTAAATTTATAGGGTAAAGCTGATGGGTTGCAGAAATTAAATTCAAGAAGTTATCGAGTCTTCTgcattttcctctacctttgTTTCTTAATATTGCAGTGTATCATCTAGCCCACCATGTCGGATTGTTCAACAACTAAGATTTCCATGGAGCAACTTTCATGTACTTAAAAGGGACTCCTTTTGTCCAGCAAGCAGCTTAAACAACCCAATTACTGGCAGGATACAAATAACATAAGGCATCACAATTTTTGCCTCCCTAACCGATGATACTTTCGGTAACTCATCATATTTACCTTTTTGTGTAGATGGCTTTTATCGTCTGCAAATGTATCGATTTGTGTACAGCTTATGCTcaacacctttctttttctttccccggCGGCCTCATTCTGCCTGTCCCTAGTACTGTGTATCCATAGCTAACCAATTCACCAAAATTAGACTGCTAGAAAAAGAATACAGATGCATAGGCCTGCTAGAATACAGTTATTGCTCTGTCGGAAGTCCATTCTGTACCCAAGCTGAATATCCACCAGCAATGTCAGTGATCCCAGTAAAACCCtgcagaaaatgaaagaaatgtTACTGAAGTGAAACTGCAGCATTGTATAGATGCACACAACAATGCTACAATAAACCATATGAAGCTTTCACTGATGAGCAATTTTTTTTGCAAATGCTACAAGGCAGTGATGATGTTTATTTCTTGACATAAAAATAGTGCCTGCATCTCTAAGACCTGGTATTTGCCATAAGATAATGGAGTTTATGTTCTACAGCACAGAATCATGTCACTAATACGTACTGCTGATGAAAGTTCGGTTGCAGCCATTAGCGACCGTTTCCCACTTAAACAACCCTAGAAAGCGAAGGAAATAACAAGATGGATAAGCTAGAAAGCTGACAAAATGAAGTATAGCATGAGTGAGAAGAATCTGAGCAAACTCACAACAATTATTGCATCATTCTTCTCAAATACTGAGGATACGTCCTTTAAGAAGTTTAGGGTTCTTGGTCATCCCTATATCAGAAGGTAAAACACAACTGTCAAAGGGGAGAACATGCAAGCAAAATAATTACAAGTCAAATTAGCCAAACATGAGAAAAACAAGAGCGATAAACAGTTTCTACCATTTATTTTGTTTATCCAACAAATTACTCCCAACAATCACCATACAACAAAGTAAAATAATGGTAAACTATAAATTTGATAGATGACTATAGCTGACGAGTATGCTAAACAAAAAAGGGCAGCTCAGTGCACGAGGCTACTACCGCTGCGACCTCTGGAAAGGGTGAAAGAGAGCAACCATGGCACCAAGGGCTCACCTTACAGTGAGTATGCTAAGCctaggaaaagaaatatattctaATTATCCAAGTACACACTTTACAAACAAAGTAGTTCTGTCCTCTCTAGCTGCCAAGGTTGCATTTGAAAGCAAAATAAAAGGGAGTAGAAGCCGTTTAACCCAGTTATTCCACCCTTTTCTAGCCAAACATTCATTGAAGCACTTCGATTAAACCATTtctttggaaggataaaatggGTATTCAAAAAAGTTGGTACACAACTTTTTGCCTTCCAAACCCATTTACCCCACTTAACCCAAGAATACCGTACTCTATCATGTAGGATGGGgtaatttattcttggagtaAAGAGTAGGAGAAAGCCTATTTACTCCAAGTCACCTTGCTCCACTTCCAGACACAGCCCAAGAGAACAGAAATCTCTATGCTTAAGGATAATTTCCTCATTAATGAGAACAAACCAAATACTTTTCACATTTTCATCCTTCAAGGACAAACAGGAAAATTTGTACGAATATATAATAGTTAGGGATTGCAACTTCAATCCTTTGAGGAAGTTAGGTTATGTTCTCAGCTACTTGATCCTGTCAATGAGTAGCATACCAAGGTACAGGAATTCATGAAGCCATAATATGtcaatcaacatattttcagTTGGTCCGATCTTCATTTCCTGACTATAAATTGGTCCATGCCTAGCAGATTTTAGTTTCAAAAACTCATAACTACACTATATAGCACATGTCAACACAAAATAATCCCGTAAGAATACACAAGTAGATATTGGGCAGGTAAAAGGGTATATAAAGTCTTTTTAACAAAATAATGGTATCCAAAATATTCTGAAGTCATATCTTGATATcaaaaatgatgatgatgacaaaCAGTGATGGTGATGGTTCGTGATTTGCAAACTCTTCTTGGAATCAAACTAGTTAGTGAAATATGTACAAAAAATGGTGTCATACTATTAACACTGACAGATGTAGCAGCAGTAACTAAGTTAACATGATATATTACATACCAGCATATTATAGATTGGAGTTATTCTCCTAGCCTGGCAATTTAATATAGAGTAGTTGTCTAATTATTTGGTTTGCTCCTTTTTTTTGGTCGGTGCTATTAGTATAGTCTCTTGATCATTCCCAGGTGAAATAACTGTAAAAAAGAAGTATCACACTATTTAACACTGACAGATGTAGCAGCAGAAACTCCATTTACATTCTTTATTTAGACTTTCTTTCCTGCATCCCGACCAGTTGGCCATACCGTAGTGTGAGCACCATTATTGGAATTGGAGTCTCTCTTTCAAGCACATTACATACCAGCACATTATAGATTGGAAGCATGTTCTTAACCTGGCAATTTAATATAGATTAGTTAGCTAAATTATTTGGTTCGCTCATCTTTTCTTGTCAATGCTATTAGTAAGGTCTCTTAATCATTCCCAGATCTTAGGAGGAAAGTAGGTAGTGATGGAACTTATGGACCCAAAAAGAAATGGAGACCCTATACCATGAGATGAATCTAACAGGACCAATGAAATTACGCAAGGATACATGCACTGGGCATACCCACCTACATCAGTCAGCACAACACCACAGCAGTCAGGATCCGATAGTCGGCAACACCATGACCATTATTGGCAAATCAATCTGAATCACCACAAACCAGCAACCAAATACAACTTGGGTACCTTATTGTGGTACCATAAATCTGCTTTAGAGATTGGTCAGAGCGTCTGGAGAGACGAAAGAATTATTATCAATTTGTATGTGCTTATCCTGCCAAATTGTGGCATGCACAGTgtcatttttttcttccattttttaaAACCATAAAAGAAGACATTAATTTACATGCACAATATTATGAACTAAGCTTTtgatttttgcagaattgcaatgGGCATTCACAAAGAAAGTTGCTAATGTCATGCTTTTCATATGTCCTATGTGTCCTTGCTCTAAGGTATGGTTTTGTTCTTGAAACATACCGTACTAGAGAGTCATAAGTATTATTGTTaaaaaaccccgatcatgcgctgaaatttaaaaaaattcagatgcagcggaagaggcatgcgcaggatcaaaccgttcatcgcatgaacgttgttcaaaaccgttcgtagatagataaggattaaaaacttttaatctaattagaagatcagatcttcaccttgtgcaggtagatgatcaccgcaaactgaagttcgtggtttaggatgaagggt
The sequence above is drawn from the Phoenix dactylifera cultivar Barhee BC4 unplaced genomic scaffold, palm_55x_up_171113_PBpolish2nd_filt_p 001756F, whole genome shotgun sequence genome and encodes:
- the LOC103697722 gene encoding glutathione S-transferase F10-like; the protein is MEGMSICIAAASSGGGLPWAGGLRRPPQSPKARAGTGPTWPEVARVLACLFEKDVEFQLIRPNNYKGLKRMPSLKGPRFKFRQGGEEGKMTLVDSRKICRRITEKYVDEGNKDLLGTGTLERASIERWLQTEARRFDPPSSALVLHLAFAPLMELEQDKEEIEQNKQKLNEVLDTYEKRLQETKFLAGDKFTLADLSHLPNAQFLASNDECRSLIRSRKMVSGWWDQISLRPSWQRVVEMQQEIRVI